Part of the Pelmatolapia mariae isolate MD_Pm_ZW linkage group LG3_W, Pm_UMD_F_2, whole genome shotgun sequence genome is shown below.
atgttttattatttgttgttaATATGCACTTAGTTTAAATTACTGAATTAGGACCATTTTTTGGAACCTTGACAGTCATTATCATAAAATGTATAATGTTCTATGTCACAGCCATGTTCTGttttgcactgttaatgttaataGTTAATGTTAAAAAGTCAAGGCTCATGTTGAGAcaacatttattaattaatgtaagagtttaaaaattGTGTCTCATTACCTTTAATTGCTATTGGAGTGTAGCTTAATGAACAATACTGTGCTTTGTTCAGCATGGAAAAAGTATGTGCCAATTAATTTAGTTAATAATCTACTATGGACTTGATTGGAATACGTATGATCATTAAATAAAGTAGTGACAAAACAAGTTGTGGCATAATGGACATATTATGCACTTGTGGCAAAAATTACATCTTTGAAGTGAGAATGTGACATTCTAAAAATGCCTATTTAATCAACTCTTTTGTATTGTTGTATCTTTGTTACCTCGGCCACTTGCATGCCAGGTGTGATGAACTAAGATGCGAGGAAGGCAAAGGAAGAGCAACAAGAAGAGGATGACTGGACAACCCGGCTTATGTTGTTCCTGTTGGCTGTTGATGTTGGCTTTGGTTACACAAAGAAAATTTGTGAATGATAATGTGGCGactcattaaaataaaaccacGGCACATATATCTGAGAATGACCTAGTGTTTTTGAGTTTCTTTGTATtgtgttattcatttgtgttctAGTTTCATTTCAGCTTACCTAGTTACATTCTGTCATGCCTAGGTTACAGTTATAGTTCATGGTTTATCAGGTTCCCCTTGTGTCTCACCCTGTGCTTaagtctcccttgcccttcatgtgtttcatgtctgcatgTCTTATGTTGTCAAGCTCGTGTTGTCGTGTCtgtttcattatgtttcctgttttattttgaagaggtcttgtgtttctatggtcAAAGGCTGGGAGCATTCTTCAGGGGAAGAATGCTCCGAAGGATCCTACCTACCTACGTCATGTAGGTAGGTAGGATCCTTCGATGGCCGGATAGGATGGAAGTGAGCAGCTGTGAAACTGGACAGCCTTCTAGCCTTCGTTcaagtctgcatgtcaagtccAAAGTTAGCATTATGTTCATACATGCTAAAAATACCTGTAAATAAAATGAGTAGagtgacaattactgtttgttgtaatcaatttattaataacataaaacttacttttaaactaatgcaacacatataacaacaaatatattcaaataaatacatttcttaaTGCATTACTCATTTTGGAACTGGTCTTTCAAGAATTGAAAATAGTCCGTCCATCCTCTCCTtcgctctcctctcctcagcctctctttgctgctCATGTCCTCCCTGATGAGgtctagcagctcatcatcccggtctcttttcctctttctccctgttgTGGGTGGGTGAGTCACTTCCTCATAGCTTTTGTTTTGGTCATGGATGAGGTTTAGCCTCTGTCCTAATTTCCTCTATCCCTGAGGACACTTCAGGGCTAAGCACAGCAGTTGGCTTCATACTGACTCCCTCTCCTGACcctggatacttgcaatcctaaCGGCAGAggaggaaatcaaaaatgacagtagagaaataaaaacaccacaacaactcttagttattgcacatttatttactTGTGTTCTTCagaattatcttcttgataacacacatacgtactttgtatttcttttaaGTGATCCCATTTCTTTCTGGCCTGCAAGGCAGTGACTTTCCcctgcaggcccatcttctacagaattgtactgatcacacacaacaaataagagaagagagaaaactgtGGCAATTATGTTAATCCCTAAATGCaaaagttttcacagcagaacaccagaggaaTACCGTCTGGACAACACAGGTTCTGTACAGTATGAGGGTTAATAAAACCGAACTGTCTCAAATATGATGTttaaagtgatttatttttgtacCTCCACGCCACAGTGGCCAAATTCTTCACCCCAGTGAAGAGGCGATCATTTTCTCCTCATTTTAATAAATTGAGCCATTTGGTCTTTGGTCCCAAAACATATCACAAAAAGGGTAATTTGCAAAAACCAaaattagctgtatgtaagcgGCAATACATGAAAAACCACAGGACCCACCATACAAGCTAGTTTAcgattattttaattaaaaaaaaaaaaaaaaaacatgtctatgcagatgccGAAAGCTTAACAATACAATCGTTATAGaaatttaacttttgtaccaccagattttcatatacttacatttaaaagttttttcctctcctgcttcAACAACCATCGttatcagaaaaaaaatctcctgtatGGCCCGCAATGAATATGGTAGGATACAGCCGACCAATCCTTGAAATTCAGGGAAAACAAGAACGCATTTGTCAGCACATCTGGAGGACTCTTCGAATTTGTACAGCCTTCGTCACATCGCTGTGATGTCATTGCCACCAAATATGGTAATTGAAGCATTGTTCCCCTGTATTTGGACACAGCCAATGTGTTTAGTTTACTCTTCACCTGTGATgtcattattttcatttgtCAGCTGTTTTCCCAAGTGCCTCCCTTTCCCCTAATCAccttatgtgtgtatttaagtcttcTGTCTTCCTTTGTTCTTTGTCGCATTGTCTGTGCTACCTACCCCACATCACATTACAGTTTTAGTTATAGTTTTCCCATTGTATGTTTAGGTTTTCCATCATTTTTGCCTTGTTTTACGTTTGTGAGTTTCAGCCCCAAAATAAAGGCTTGCTGTTTGTTCAAGTTTAGTTTTGGCTCCTTGTCTGTGTCTGCACCTGGGTCCTCTATACACACTCCACATGGTCTACCCACAGCCTGTGACACTTATAGCACTTTGTCTTTCTACAGATTGAAGAATATGATCGGAGGCCTTAGTCTTGATGGAGAACTGCTTGTGACCTTTCTGACATTTCTGCAAGTCATGTTATGAGACAAAAAAGTTCTTCAGTTTTATTATCTACATATCTACAATATCAAAATGTAATATTGCATTACTCTGCGGTAATATTGCTTCATTATAAGAGAACTTTAGTAGTTAGAAGTCTTTCATACAAACTTGCAAATCAGAATGAATGACATTTTCGCTGTGTAAGAAATGATGTTAACGTTATTTTCTGCAACGTCTagtttaaagaaattaaaataaacagcaagTAGAAAGATTCTTGgtaattttcttcatttttgtgaGATGAAGTGGTGCAAACCACATCAGATAAAAAACTGCAATCATAATGGAGGAAGAATGTTTAAGACACTGATGACAAAAAGGCACACCTTCTTATAATAACACTGCTAAGCCTAGAAAATCATCATGTACATGTATATATGCTCATATTTCATTAAATAgggactttctttcttttgtggcGATCTACAGTCCAAAGTACTCATGATGATATTATCAAAGGCTGACAATCCATTCTTGACTATTAAACAGGAGGGAGAACACACTATGTTTGGAATTTTCAGAAATACTGAAAATACTAATTAcaagagtttatttttaaacagtaactttTCCTATAAGATACAGTAAAGTTTTATCCATTGTTCTGTGTTTGTACTCTGCTGACCATCAGTGTATGTCAAATTAGTCAGCATTAAATCGAATTAGGGATGAAgcaattatttttgttttggttgaGAAAGGTGTTATTTCCTGGTTTGGCAACTATGTAAATTAATAATCGTCCTGTATATAAACACTGGTGTAGCTGTTTAGCATCTGCACTCTGGAAGGCTGAAGCTACTCGCTGTTACAGAAAAGAGTGAAGACATTCTACAAAAGGTCTGCTACAAACTCTCAAATTATCATCTATCCTTTATTTAATGAACTGTCAGTCATTTTGGGTCTTCTGTTTTTCCACAGCAGTACCATGAAGCTACTGACTGTGTCTGCACTTCTTTGTGCGATGATGGCTATGTCCACTGATGCTGGTGAGTATTGCAGTGTAATAAAGCCAGTTTTCAGTCTTTGATTCACAGTCAGAGCTCTTCTCAGTGTAAAGAAACTTAACTTAAATCCAAAGGTGACCATGCTTTTGCCATCGCAGTCCCTGAACTTTCAACTGACCTGAGTATTGGTTATTGAGTTTATGATTAttagtatttttgctttttattcatatttatcttTTACATTGACAGACTGTGTTTTGCAATTTAACCTCTTATCTGATTCCTACTTACTTTTGTTTAACCTGACTGTTCagagtcctgttttaatttactTTCTTTCCTGATTTTAACTTCTTTATATGTACTATTTAGATAGTTATTTATGTAATAACTATAAtcatatgtttaataattactaaaaagcttttatttacatatataaAATCATGTACTACAACTGTGAAGGAGTCAGAATGCCCAGTACACTGCCAATCACTTAACTGTTGTTTAATTCCCAAGATGTTgctagtattttttttccccagttgtTGTACATGTCATGACTAAAAACAATAATGACTAAAACATATATAATCTGGAGACAAAACCCATACAACTATTTATTTTCCCCCAGTATGTAGTCACAGGGGCTGTCCTTATGGTTGGACTCGGATCTATCGCCGCTGCTTTCTCTTTGTTCCAAGAGCCATGAATTGGGCTGCAGCTGAGGTAAATTTCCCTTACTTGTTTTGTCCTCAACACTTGACTACATGTTAGTCCAGATGTGACTTTGAAAAACTCTGCTCTGTCTGTCACTCTTCATTAAAGAGAAACTGCCTGTCCATGGGAGGAAACCTTGCATCTGTGCACAGCAGCAGAGAGTATCATCTGATTCAGAGGCTGACTGCCCGTTATGGCAAAGGCGTAACTTGGATTGGAGGAACTGATGCATCTGGGGTACTTTGTTTATCATTACAGTGTTTATCTTACAATGTGTTGATctcctgttttcctcctctcGTCCCTAACTGCTCACAGCAGATTgcctccctgagcctgtttctgACAAAGGTTTCATTGTGTTtaatggagtttttcctccaCGCTGCCACCAAGTGTTTTgaggttttctctttattattttagggtctttatcttatgGTATAAAGCCCCTTGAGATAAaccttgttgtgatttagcactATACAAATGAATCttaatttaaattcagttttgttttgttataaaatctgaatcagaatcagaagactttatttatccccaagggtcAATTAACAAACAACCGAGCAGCATACGTTGAAAAGCGACATATATGTCATATGTCGCTTTTCCATTACAACCTATTCAGCTTGACTTGACTAAACtcagtttttagggttttccattagttGGTAGTACTTGTTCAGCCAAGGTTTCAAGCAGCTGAGTCATTCTGAAAATATGGTGACTACAGACTGAATGGCACAAACTGGCCAGTCAATGGCACCATTTGGTGAATCATTAGAGTGACTTAAAACAGTCATTTCTAAAACTAAAACAGGGAAATAGCTGCACAAAAACCAACACCATGGTCCCTGAGTCTGACAAAAATCCATACACCAAGCAGGAGGTATACCATCGACTCGACATTCTCctttgttttgatgtgtttgtgttgcgtGTAAATGATGCCACAGGACTTTTGGCCACATTGCTATGATGACCCCACGAATGTTTAGGTAGTACTCAGTTGTAATGGAAAGACAGGTCAAGTTGAAGTGATTAGGTACAAGTGGAAAAGACATATGTCCAAAATATGTGAATGGAGGATCTCAGAAGGaggcaaatgcagaaaaaaagtcaCAAGCAGCTTCAATAATATGCCCTGTTTGAGATTTGCTAGTTGGCCAAATTGAACTACTGCTTTGTTCAATTTCTAGGAGGCTGTTTGGTTGTGGAGTGATGGGAGCCGTTTCCGCTATAGACACTGGTGCCGAGGAGAGCCAAATAATGGCAGGGGCAGGCAGCACTGTCTGCAGATAAATTATAGCGGTAATTCAGAACACAAATTTTAACATGAAAGCACAATATATGAATAAtttaagtgattaaaaaaatcaagtttGGTTAAATattgtttaagtttttttttttatttgtgcagTATGTTACTGATTTCTGATTTTGAACCTTGCAGGTTCCAAGTGTTGGGATGATCAGTACTGTCACGTTCGTCGGCCATCAATCTGTGCCAGGAAAATATTTACGTGCCGGGGCTGACACTGAAGAACGAAATTCCCTTTACAACACAAACACCATATATGATGGTGTTTGTATTCTGCTTGCTGTAGTTTCTTTATTTCACTTTCCATCATTgcatttttccttttcctgtaGCACCGAATCTGAAGAACAAAGTGACAAGTCAGCTGTCTTTAACAATAGTAGACTGATTGTGTTGCGAAAGGATTGATTTAGCACTTTTTCTCTGCAGAGtaaactttttttctgtcttttatgcAGCATTAAAGCTTTCAGCCaagcatgttttctgtgttacaCGTCTTGTGTATTTACCTGCACCCACTGGTTCTGTGTCCTACTTATTCAACACTTCATTGTAGACTTTTCAacctctaaaaaaacaaaacaaaacaaaacctgaagATTCAACTTctgaaccctgccctgtttcatattttcttttttctttttttccccctttttgtctttgcttcttgataaaaaaaaaggagaaatatacttgtctacatatgctattctacatgcttttaaatcatttaaaattacaattcatagttttatatctgaattatataatgttaaattactattaaacaaatgactaagtattttaggctttagtttacttcagccatattccatataaatcaggtatcatacaaaaataaaaatagagtcatgacaataaaagaatatgactttaaggacttaacaacattagtTTGGTTATAGTACACCAGCATCTCTtacacattagcactaagggaacactgaatgacctggtggttcttgtccataaaactactcatctaagattaccacaaagtaaaagatctctcagcaaaatgatgcaacattttaggcactattgccccgatcaaatcagtgagctgggattttttattctaaacatgaactactgttacagcaacagacatggactactggtgtcccacacaacaactcaatgtccagtatgtgaaggagccaaacacatgccttctcctctcgttaactgagataaactgctggcatattggttttacatctatactgtccagtctctcctggcatacagcagcattgtttaatctcatttcaGTCATTGTTCACCTTAGCCAAttttagacatataattttaacagcctctttaaactaatatcctggcttgctcgaggctgccgttttctctgacagtttcaatcaaaattagaaatgctgctctgagactgagataactaatagtgctgcctgttgtgcagttagtttccaaaacacgttattcatggttacatacaattttagactgatgtgggccaaagcctagcatagcctgtaacgttattatgacggacacattttatgagttaaCTTgattttaagtgacttacaggtttctttgaaaaatactttcttatatccaggttcttcctttttgctgccatcctcctctcctccttgcaggtcctcgcagcgcaggcttgccgctgctaaaactaaacagagctccctgaaatgcacagccaatcacattggccatatttgttacatgaggtaggactccagtagagaacgtaatttaactctttctgcaccgctgggtgaatgagacgttgacagatcgtttttttctttctatcgggtttgttttcctttactTGAAGAGAtgaaattattggtggggacaattcagtaatcgctggatattggtggggacatgtcccttccgtccatgccaaatctacgccacTGGTGAGGTTATACTTGCCAAGCACTAGTTATACAGTTATGGTTATGGACTTTTATTAGTTTTGGTCTTTTTAAAAGATTTCCCACCCTTCTTTCATGAAAGAACAATGCTTTAGCAAATCCAATGTGTTACTAAAATTATAGCTGATAGTCTGAATTAAAACCAGGGAAAAGTATCTTGTTACAGTCAATGTGACAGTGACCAGATATATGTTTCATGCCTGCCCAGGCAACCACGGTTCTGGGTCAATTTTGAcccagctttttctgtttctgttttgttttgctaaaTATATGAATTATTTGGGGTTTTGAGTTGTGCttgtttgattttgtattaAGGGTTATTCTTGGTTTTGTTCTCTTTACTTTATTTGGTGTCCTGGCCTTTAGTTTAGGTCACTGTCTTCTGTTTTATGTGCCatattctttctgtctttctctctgtgtcaaGTTTGCATTTTCGTGATTTGTTTctgattttctgttttactttgaaagtttatgtctcatgtcagtgtgttcagttttacctctcccctgtctcgttagcctaatttctcccagctgtgtctccctcctgttgcccatttcCTAATTACtcccctgtgtatataagcgAGTTGAcactgtccagccccacgcacggagTGATCTGCGGTAGGTCGTTAACGGAGAGTTGCCGCGtcatggcgttaatgtcattttaacgagattaacgctgacagcactagtgggaacacaacgaatatgactgcacattatcatcctagtgcaaagacaagtggaagcagacaaaaccaacaagcacgcatgctacaaactttacctgagtcatttagacagccgttagcacatgattctcctcatggggacctgatatgtttaatatgctgctgagaatatagcccagaagaagcgtatagtatagcttttattttggaaagagccatttctctataataaactctctttttcaaagatgagtgattcctCGATCAGAtagctttattatttttattattgttttgttgtttcagcaacattaaatttaaaaactctacttttgagttaaaatatatatttataattttaataaatgacaaattacaaaggcatgaacatttttttgtatcgaaaaaatatcgaaccgtgacaccaaagtatcgaaccgaaccgtgaattttgtgtatcgttgcacccctactatctatctatctatgtatctatctatctgaaaaaataaatacatgtgcaACCTTATGTTTGTCAGTGACAGACCCAACCCATTTTACATTCAAGTTTTCCACATACACCTGTAGTGGAGGAGACTTCACACTTTTTATAATAAACACTCACCCCCAAGTAAGTGCTAACCTAGTAAAATGAGAAGTGTACTTCAAAAGTACAGGTTTGGTGTTTGATGTTGTTCACAAAGAGGTAGATGTCAGCACACTATTATCATTGGTTTGGGTGCATAATTTCTAAGTTCATGGGTTATTTTGCTCTAACTTATGCAAACACAATAAAATCCCTGAGTGGATGATTGCTTAAAAAGATGCATTGCatttcagtgtttgtgaatgaatgaatgacacTTTCAGTGTGATACCACCTTGACTTTGCACTTCATAGCATCTTTAAATAACTAAAAACATGGTTCATATGTAGACATATGGAGTCATTTTGCAAACTTAAAAGATAAGGCTGCAACCTAaccaaatatattttaaatggaTTATACAGATAATTAATAGCAATGAGTTTTCAGTGAGCTTATTTAGAAAAGGGCCAAAgttttaatttctgttttgaAGTTGTTGATAACTAAAATCACAGTCAACTGAAATTCCTGTGTGTTATGGTTATTTGCACTCATATTCAACTCCTCCCTGAGTGGGTGGGGAGTGAGTTACAATACTTTAGTCAGACTGCAGGCTATTCTGGTGTCTACCATTGAGTTTCCTTATCTTAACCCAGTCATGCTGCAGTTTGGAGGAACATCTCCGTAACCAGCAAGGTCGGTAACCATACCTCCTCCCTGCTGGCGGTCAGAAGAACATGATTGACAGTTTCTATGTCACCATGAACAAACATCTCATCCCATGGAAGGCACACCTCCTTTGGGGCATTTGgacatgaattaaaaaaaaatgtgttcaatTGCTTATGATAGGGTGATTAACACATCACAGACAAATTTCTTTCAATGCTAATAGTTTTAATTTAAGAATGAAATACAGTTCACTCTACAAAGTAAAGGTCTGCAGAAACTTTCTTTTAATCATACAGAA
Proteins encoded:
- the LOC134623785 gene encoding ladderlectin-like — encoded protein: MKLLTVSALLCAMMAMSTDAVCSHRGCPYGWTRIYRRCFLFVPRAMNWAAAERNCLSMGGNLASVHSSREYHLIQRLTARYGKGVTWIGGTDASGEAVWLWSDGSRFRYRHWCRGEPNNGRGRQHCLQINYSGSKCWDDQYCHVRRPSICARKIFTCRG